CGGTGGTGCGCCTGCTGGGCCTGGCCGAGTGGCATGCCGGCCTGTCGGTCACCGCTGCCGGGGTGCTGTGGATGCTGTCCGCGCGCCGCTGGGGCAGCCTCAGCGACCGCATCGGGCGCAAGCGCGTGCTGCTGATCGCACTGGCGGCCTACGTGCTGATCTACGTGGCGATGGCAATCTTCGTCGATGCTGCGTTGGCGCGCCCGCCGGCGCTGTGGGTGTCGGTGCTGGTGCTGGTCGGCACGCGGGCGTTGGTGGGGCTGTTCTATGCCGCCGTGCCGCCCACCGCTGCCGCGCTGGTAGCCGACGGTGCCGCGCCGGGGCAACGCGCCTCGGCCATGGCCAAGCTCGGCACCGCCAACGCCCTGGGCATGGTGGTCGGGCCGGCCGCCGCCGGGTGGATCGCCTTCCACCAGTTGTCGCTCACCCTCTACATCGCGGCGTTCCTGCCGTTGCTGTCGCTGGCCGCCATTGCCTGGCGCCTGCCACCGGACGCGCCGCTGCGCACGGCCACCCCGGGGCCGCGCGCGCGGCTGGGCTGGACCGATGCACGGCTGCGCCTGCCGATCCTGGCGGTGTTTGCCGCCATGGTGTCGGTGACCATCGCGCAGGTCACCGTTGGCTTCTTCGCGATCGACCGCCTGCACCTGTCGCCCGCCGACGGCGCGCGTGCGGCCGGCCTGGCGCTCACCGCGGTGGGTGTCGGGCTGATTCTGGCGCAGGTACTGGTGATGAAACTGGTCGGCGTGCCGCCGCGGCGCTGGATCGCCCTGGGCGCCCTGGTGTCGGGCATTGGGTTCGCCTCGGTGGCGCTGGTGGACGCACGCTGGGAACTGCTGCTGGCCTACGCGGTGGCGGCGTTCGGGATGGGCTTCGTGTTTCCGTCGTTCCAGGCGCTGGCGGCCGATTCGGTGCAGGCGCATGAGCAGGGCGCTGCCGCAGGCACCGTGGCCTCGGTGCAGGGCCTGGGCATGGTGATCGGGCCGATGCTCGGCACACTGCTGTACCAGTGGCGGCCCAGCGCGCCCTATCTGTTGGTGGGCGCGCTACTGCTGGTGTTGTCGGTGGCCGCGGCACGCCACCGCGCCGGAGTGCCGGCATGAACGACAGCACGCAGGCACGCACGGTGCGCGACGACGACAATGCCGTGGTGGGCGATGCCGCCGTCACCACGCCGTTTCTGCTGCGTGCGCCGTTGCGCTCGCTGCACACGCAGGGGTGCCGAGCGCGGCTGCCGGCCGGTGGCACCGCCACCCTGGCCGCGCGCGTAGCTGCCTTTTTCGCTACGCCGCGCGCCGGCCTGCCGCTGCTGGTTGGCGCGCTGCCGTTCGATCCTGACGGTGACGACGCGCTGCACCAGCCGCAGGCACTCTCGACCGCGGCGCTGCCATCCGCGCCGCCGGCAGCGACCTTCAACGGTCGTATCGCCGCAGAACCCAGTGCCGCGCAGTACGCAGACGCGGTGGGCGCGGCGTTGCATGACCTGCAGCAGCCGGCACCGGCGCTGCACAAGGTGGTGCTGGCCCGCAGCCTGCTGCTGGACGGCGCGCAGGACGTCGATCCGCACGCCCTGGCCGCGCGCCTGGGCCACGACCCCAGCGTGGCCACCTATCTGGTGACGCTGCCCGGCGGAACGCAGGAACCCCCGGCGTGGCTGGTGGGCGCAACCCCCGAACTGCTGGTGTCGCGTCGCGGCGCGCGGGTGCTGTCGCATCCACTGGCCGGTTCGGCCCGGCGCCATCCCGACCCGGCCGAAGATGCACGGGTGGCGCAGGCACTGCTGGCCTCGGCCAAGGACCACGACGAACACCGCCATGTAGTGGAGGCCATCGTGGCGGCACTGGCGCCGTGGTGCAGCCACATCGAGGCCGAGCCGCGGCCCTCGCTGCATGCCACCGCCACCATGTGGCACCTGGGCACGCGGATCGAGGCCACGCTGGCCGACGCGCGCACGCCGGTTGCCGCGCTGGTGGCCGCGCTGCATCCCACCCCGGCCGTGTGCGGTACGCCGCGCGCGCTTGCGCTGCGCACCATTCGCCAGCTGGAACCGGTGCCGCGCGGCTTCTATGCCGGCGCGGTTGGCTGGACCGATGCCGACGGCGATGGCGACTGGTACGTGGCGATCCGCTGCGCCCGTGTGCAGGGCCCGCAGGTGCGTGTGTACGCCGGCGCAGGCATTGTTGCCGGCTCACTGCCCGCGCTGGAAGTGGCCGAAACAGACGCCAAATTCGGCGCCGTGTTGAACGCTCTGGGCGTCGATGCGCTGCCTTCCATACGCGTTAACGGAGTTGGTTCCTGATGAACGAAAGTGCTTCCCCCGCGCTGGTGCCGTTGCGCCAGAGCTGGCCGCCGGCCCTGGTGGCGCGCTATCGCGCCGCCGGCCACTGGCGTGGCGAAACCCTGCCGGGCGTGCTGCGCGAGCGGGCCACCCTGTTTGCCGATGACATTGCCGTGGTCGGCCGCGAGGTGCGGCTGAGCTACGCGGCGCTCTGGCAGGAGGCTGGCCGGATCGGTGCGGGCTTGCTGGCGCGCGGTCTGGTGCCGGGCGACCGGGTGGTGGTGCAGCTGGGCAATACGCCAGCATTCGTGACGGTGGTCTGCGGGCTGTTCCGGGCCGGATTGATTCCGGTGTACGCATTGCCGGCGCACCGATTCACCGAGGTGCGCCATGTGCTGGACAAGGCGCAGGCACGCGGGTACATCGCGGCGGACAGGCAGGACGGCTTCGATTACCGCGTGCTGGCGCGCGAACTGCAGGCGTTGCTGCCAGCGCTGCAGCACGTGCTGATCGTCGGCGACGCGGCCGAGTTCGGCGCGGTGGACAGCCTGCAGGGCGACGCAGCGCTGTTGCCGCCCGACCCGGACCCGCAGTCGGTGGCATTCCTGCAGTTGTCGGGCGGCAGCACCGGCTTGTCCAAGCTGATACCGCGCACCCATGACGACTACATCTATTCGTTCCGCGCCAGCAACGACATCTGCGGCATCACGCGCGACAGCGTGTACATGGTCGCGCTGCCCGCGGCGCACAACTTCCCGATGAGCTCGCCCGGTTTCCTGGGTGCGTTGTATGCCGGCGCGCGCGTGGTGATGAGCCCGGGCCCCGGGCCTGACGCGGCCTTCCCGCTGATCGCGCGCGAGCGCGTGACCTGCGTGGGGCTGGTGCCGCCGCTGGCCTTGCTGTGGGCGCAGGCCGCGGCCACCACTGCGCACGACCTGGGCAGCCTGCAGGTGCTGCAGGTGGGAGGCGCCAAGCTGGTGCCGGAAGCGGCGCACCGGGTGATCGACAGCCTGGGCTGCCGTCTGCAGCAGGTGTTCGGCATGGCCGAAGGCCTGGTCAACTACACCCGCCTGCACGATCCGCTGGACGTGGTGGTGGGCACCCAGGGTCGGCCGATCTCGCCCGACGACGAGGTGCTGGTGGTGGACGACCACGGCCACCCGGTCGCGGAAGGCGGCATCGGCCACCTGCTCACGCGGGGCCCGTACACCATTCGCGCGTACCACAACGACCCGGCCGCCAACGCGCGTTCGTTCACCGAGGATGGCTACTACCGCACCGGCGACATGGTGCAGCAGTTGCCCGGTGGCTACCTGGTGGTGCAGGGCAGGGCCGGCGACCATATCAACCGGGCCGGCGAGAAGATCTCCGCCGAGGAGATCGAAGACCATCTGCTGGCCCATGCCGAGGTGTTCGATGCCGCGGTGGTCTCGATGCCCGATGCCTTCCTGGGGGAACGCAGCTGTGCGTTCGTCATTGCGCACGGCACCCCGCCCACCGCCGCCAGCCTCAAGGCCTGGGTACGCGGGCGTGGCCTGGCCGCGTTCAAGGTGCCCGACCAGGTGGTGTTCGTGGAGGCCTTCGGCACCACGGCGGTGGGCAAGATCAGCCGCCGTGAACTGCGCGCGCAGCTGCGCGAACGTTACCTTGAACAGACAGGAGAACCGCGCTGATGGCGCTGCCCAAGATTGCCCCGTATCCGTTGCCGCTGGCCGGTGAACTGCCGCCGCCGCGCGGCCCCTGGGTGCCGCGCACCGAGCGCATGGCGCTGCTGGTGCATGACATGCAGCAGTATTTCCTGGCCGCGTTTGCCGCCGACGCCGCGCCGCTTGCGCCGGCGGTGGCCAATATCGCCCGCCTGCTGGCGCACTGCCGTGCGCGCGACATCCCGGTGTTCTACACCGCCCAGCGTGGCAACCAGGACCGCCGTGACCGCGGCCTGCAGGCCGACCTGTGGGGTCCGGGCATGAGCGCCACCGCCGAGCACGAAACCATCCTTGCCGCACTGGCACCGGCCCCCGGCGATCATGTGCTGGTCAAGCACCGCTACAGCGCGTTCCAGCGCAGCAACCTGGACACGATGCTGCGCGCCCGTGGCCGCGATCAGCTGCTGGTGACCGGCGTGTATGCGCACATCGGCTGCGCGGCGACCGCGACCGAGGCCTTCCAGCGCGACATCGAGGCGTTCATCGCCGCCGATGCAGTGGCCGACTTCTCGCGCGCCGACCATGACCTGGCCCTGCACCTGATCGCGCGCACCTGTGGCGTGCCCCTGACCACCGACCAGCTGTTGAAGGCCCTGGCATGAACACCCCCGCACACGACCTCCCGCTTGACCTGGCGCGCATGCGTGCCGACGTGGCTGGCATGCTGGGCGAAGCGCCCGAGACCATCGGCGACGACGACAACCTGATCGACCTGGGCCTGGACTCGATGCGGGTGCTGGGCCTGGTACTGGCCTGGGGCAATACCGGGATCGCACTGGAGTTCAGCCACCTGGCCGAGCACGCCACGCTGGCCGGCTGGTGGGGCGTGGTGCAGCGGCTGCAGGGCAGCGCTGCGCGCGCATGAAGGCAGGGCAGGGCGCGGACGCAACCGGAGCGCAGGCACAGCCGCGCCCCCAAGGCTTGAGCGAAGCGCAGACCGGGCTGTGGTATGCGCAGCGACTGGCGGCGGCACCGGCGGCGTTCAACACCGCGCATGCGCTGTGGATCGACGGCGCACTGGACGTGCCGCGCTTTGCGGCCGCCGCCAACGCCGCCGCGCATGAAGCCGAGGCGCTGGCGCTGCGTATTGCCGACGGTGCCGACGGTGTACCGCAGCAATGGCACGTGCCCGCGCATGTGCCACTGCTGGAGGTGGTGGACCTGTCCGCGCTGCCGGACCCGGTGGCCGCTGCACGCAGCGCCATGGACCAGGACCGCCTGCGCGCGGTGGATCCGGCGCGCGACCGGCTCGCGCAGCAGCGTCTGTTCGTGCTGGGTGGCGCGCGGCATCTCTGGTACCTGCGCGTGCATCACCTGGCCACCGACGGCTACGGCATGGCGCTGTTCACCGAGCGGGTCTGCGCGTTGTATGCGGACGCGGATGCCGAGGCGGCAGCGCTTGCCCCGTTGGCCCCGGTGCTGGCCGATGATCGGGACTACCGCCACGGCGAACGCCGCGCCGCCGATGCGGCCTACTGGCAGCAGTACATGGCCGGCGCCCCGGCGGCGGAAGGCCTCGCGGGCGCCAGTGCCCCGGCGGCCGCCGATGCCCTGCGCCACGTCTGCGACCTGCCTGCGGCGCTGCGTAGCCGGCTGCTGGCGGTGGCCACGCAGATCGCCCAGCCCTGGCCGGACCTGCTGACCACGCTGGGCGCCGCGTACTGCCGTCGCTTCAGTGCACTCGATGAAGTGGTGCTGGGCATCCCGTTCATGGGCCGGCTCGGCAATGCGTCCGCGCGTGTTCCGGCGATGGTGATGAACGTGTTGCCCCTGCGCGTGGCCGCCCGCGACGCCAGTCTGGCCGAGACCGTGCAGGCCACCGCGCGCGACCTGCTGCGTGCCCGCCGCCACGGCCGCTACCGCGGCGAACAGCTGCGCCGCGACCTGGGCCTGGTTGGCAGCCAGCACCGTCTGCACGGTCCGATGATCAACGTGCAGCCGTTCTACCGGGCGCTGCCGCTGGCGGGCGTGCAGGTGCGGCTGGACGTGCTGGGCACCGGCCCGGTGGACGACATCACCTTCGGTTTCCGTGGCGATGGCACGCACCACCTCGACCTGGAGATCGAAGCGAATCCTGCCGTGTACGCGCCCGCACAGGTGCAGGCGCATGCCGCGCGGCTGCTGCACTTCATCGACGCCGCACTGGACGCGCATGACCGTGGCTTGCGCATGGACGACATCGCGCTGGCCACGCCGGCCGAAGCGCAGCGCTACCTGTTCGAGGTCAATGCCACGGCCATGCCGCTGCCCGACGTGTCACTGGTGGCGCTGCTGTTGGACGGCATGCATGCCAACCCCGACGCCACCGCGCTGGAGTTCGACGGGCAGCGCCTCACCCATGCCCAGCTGGAGCAGCGCAGCCGGGCAGTGGCGCTGCAGTTGCAGGCGATGGGCGTGGGCCGCGAATCCCGCGTGGTGGTGGCATTGCCGCGCTCGCTGGAACTGGTGGTGGGGCTGGTGGCCATCCTGCGCGCCGGTGCGGCCTACCTGCCGGTGGACCTGACCCATCCGGACCAGCGACTCGCCCGCATCCTGGCCTCGGCCCAGCCCAGCTGCGTGCTGGCCGACGACACGGCGGCGGCGCGGTTTGCCGGCTATCGCGTGCTGGCACCGGCGCAGTGGAGCGCAGACGATGCCCGCGAACTGCCCGACACCGTGCAGCCGCAGGACGCCGCCTACGTCATCTACACCTCCGGCTCCACCGGCGAGCCCAAGGGCGTGCTCGTGGAGCATCGCGCCATCGTCAACCGGTTGCAGTGGATGCGCAGCCATTACGGCATCGACGCCGATGCGCGGATCCTGCAGAAGACGCCGGCCACCTTCGATGTCTCGGTCTGGGAATTCTTCCTGCCGCTGCTGTGCGGGGCCACGCTGGTGATCGCGGCGCCCGACCTGCACCGTGACCCGGTGGCGCTGGCCGACCTCATCCGCCGCGCCCGGATCAGCATCGTGCATTTCGTTCCGTCGATGCTGGATGCGTTCCTGGCCGTGCCAGCGGCGCGCGGCCTGCCGCTACGCCAGGTATTCACCAGCGGCGAAGCACTGGAACCGGCATTGCGCGATCGCTTCCATGCCACCGTCGATGCCGAACTGCACAATCTTTATGGTCCCACCGAAGCGGCCGTCGATGTGAGTTGGTGGCCGGCGGACCGCGACGACCGCAGCAGGCCGGTGCCGATCGGCTATCCGGTCTGGAACACCCGCCTGTACGTGCTGGACGCGCGCATGCGGGCGGTGCCGCCGGGCGTGCCCGGTGACCTGTACCTGGGCGGCGTGCAGCTGGCCCGGGGCTACCTGGGCCGCGACGACCTGACCGCCGAGCGCTTCCTCGCCGACCCGCACCTGCCCGGTGAGCGGATCTATCGCAGCGGTGACGTGGCGCGCTGGCGCGTCGACGGTGCCGTGGAGTATCTCGGGCGCAGCGACCACCAGGTGAAGCTGCGCGGACTGCGCATCGAGCTCGGCGAGATTGATGCCGCACTGCGCCTGCAGCCCGGCGTGGAACGCGCTGAAACGCTGCTGCGCGAAGACCGGCCCGGCGAGCGGCGGTTGGTTTCCTATGTCTCTGGCGTGGCGCTGGACCCGGTGGCGCTGCGCGCCGGCCTGGCCGCGCGCGTGCCGGACTACATGGTGCCCGCCGCGCTGGTGGTGGTGGCGCAGTGGCCGGTGACGGCAAACGGCAAGCTGGACCGCGCCGCGTTGCCCGTGCCAACGCTGGCCGCGGTGCCGGGCCGCGCGCCCAGCACGGACAGCGAGCGCCAGCTGGCCGCGTTGTTTGCGCAGGCGTTGGGCTTGGATGACGCGCCCGCCGCCGATGCGGACTTCTTCAGCCTGGGCGGTGATTCGCTGTCGGCGGTGCACCTGCTGCTGGCGATCCAGCAACACTGGCAGCGTGATCCGGGCCTGGGCGCGGTGTTCGCCCACCCCACCGTGGCGGCACTGGCCCGCGTGCTGGACGCGCCGGAACACGGCACCGACCACGGCCTGTCGCCGCTGATCGGGCTGGCGCGCGGTGAGCCGGGCAGGGCACCGCTGTTCGTGGTCCATCCCGCTGGCGGCATCGCCTGGAACTACCGCGACCTGGCCCGTGCGCTGCAGCCGGCACGCGACGTTCATGGTCTGCAGTCGCCCGCACTGGATGCCGCGCAGCCGCTGCCCGACAGCATCGATGCCCTGGCCGCGGACTATGTGGCGCGCGTGCTGGCACTGCAGCCGAACGGGCCGGTGCACCTGCTGGGCTGGTCGGTGGGCGGCATCATCGCCCAGGCCATGGCCGTGCGCCTGCAGGCGCTGTGTCGCAGCGTCGGCGAGCTGGTGCTGCTGGATGCCTATCCCAGCGAATGCTGGCGGGCCGAACCCGAGCCGGACCCGATCGCGGCGCTGCGTGCGCTGCTGGCCATCGCCGGGCATGACCCCGACGCCCACCCCGAACTGGACAGCCGCGCGCGCATCATGGCGTTCCTGCGCCGTGGCGACAGCGCGCTGGGCAACCTGCCCGAACCGGTGCTGGACGGCGTGGTCCGCGCGGTCACCGGCACCAACCGGTTGATCCGCGCGCACCACCACGCACCGTACCGCGGCGTGCTCAGCCACGTGCGTGCCGGTCGCGACCACGCCGCGCGCCCGTATCTGCAGGCATCCCTCTGGGCGCCGTACGCGGCAACGATCGAGGCAATCGAGCTCCCGTTCGTGCATGCCGAGCTGACCGGCCGTGATGCTGTCGCACAGATCGCCCCTTGGCTGTCGGCGCGGCTGCAGCGCAGTGACGCCCTCGATATCCGTACCTCCCCACAGGAACAGCCTTCATGAAACTCACTGGATTTGACGGCACGCTGGCCGTGGTCACTGGCGCTGCCGGCGGCATCGGCGCGGCGCTGGTGCAGCACCTGCTGGACAGCGGATGCGTGGTGGTCGCCACCGACCTGGCTGCGCCCGCGCTGCCGGCGCACCCGAACCTGCATGCCAGGGCGCTGGACGTCAGCGATGCCGGTGCAGTGGATGCGCTGGTCGGCTGGGCCGAGACCACGCTGGGGCCGGTGGGCTTCGGCATCAACGTGGCCGGCGTGCTGCAGGTGGGTACGGTCGACCAGATCGACGACGCGCAATGGCGCCGGGTATTCGCGGTCAACGCCGACGGCGTGTTCCACCTGTCGCGCGCCCTGGCGCGGGTGATGACCCCGCGCGGCAAGGGGGCCATCGTTACCGTCAGTTCCAATGCTGCCGGTGTTCCGCGGCATGGCATGGCCGCCTATGCCGCATCGAAAGCGGCCGCCACCATGTTCACGCGGTGCCTCGGGCTGGAACTGGCTCCCCACGGCATCCGCTGCAACATCGTCGCCCCGGGCTCGACCCTGACCCCGATGCAGACCGGCATGTGGGAGGACGCCGACGGCGCGCAGCGGGTGATCGAGGGCAACCCGGCAACCTACAAGGCCGGCATTCCGCTGCGCAAGCTGGCCCGCCCCGACGACATCGCCCAGGCGGTGATGTTCCTGTTGTCCGACCAGGCCGGCCATATCGCGATGAGCGATCTGTATGTGGACGGTGGTGCCACGTTGCGTGGTTGAAGGCGCCGGGTTATGCCCGGCTGTTGGTCACGCGCGGCTCCGGATGATCTGCAGCCGACCAACGGTCGGCTCTACCGGGCCCGGGTCGAGCGATATGCCGGGGTGGCCCGATATGTCCGATATGCCCGGTGTCGTGCGACGTCCCGACGGTCGCACGACACCGCGGTGGCACGACACCACGTAGAGCCGGGCTCTGCCCGGCTGCTCTTCGCGCACGGCTTCGGATGATCTGCAGCCGACCAACGGTCGGCTCTACCCGTCAGCTCTTCAACCACCGGCTGCACGCCGCGCCGGCATCGGCGCCCGGTGCGGCCTTGGCGCAGGATTCGCCCATGCGCGCCTGCAGGCGGACCAGCGTTTGCGCGCCGTGGTGCGCACGCCCCCACGCCTGCAGCGTGGTCGCCAGGCGCTCGAAGCGCTGCCGGGTGCGCTGGTGGTAGCCCGCCGGTTGCGCGTCCAGTTCGGCAATCACCTGAGCCGTGGCCTGCTCGATGGCCTGGCCATCGTCCGGCGTCAGCCGCACCAGGCCTTCCACGTACAACACGCCCCATTGCACCCGCGTGGCCGGTCCCTGCGCACCTTCGTAGGCCTTGCGCAGCCAGTCCACCGCAGCCGTCTTGTCGCCGCGCGCCTCGGCCAGTTCGGCCAGCTCGGGCATGTAGTAGTACGGCGTCTGGCTGCGGTCCAGTTCTGCCCGCAACAGCGTCTCGGCCGCGGCATCATCGCCGGCCTCGCGCAGCACATACACCGCGCTGCTGATGGTGGCCTGGCGTTCGTGCGGCGTCTTTGCCGCGGCATCGGCCGCAGCCACGCGCTCATGCGACTTCTCCCGCAGCGCCGGCGGCACCGGGGTGTCCGGATGCTGCTGCTTGAACAACGTCAATTCGGTGATCACGCTGGACAGGCGCGCATCGGCGGCGTTGTCCTGGCTGGCATCGGCGCGCTCCAGCGCCGCCAGCAACTGGGTGCCCAGCTGCTGCGCCTCCACCGGCGTGGCGGCGGCCCGCGCCACCAGCGCGGGGCCCTGGTAGCCCAGCAGATCGCGGTTGGCACGCACCTCTGCCGGCGCGGCCAGGACCGTGGTCAGCAGGGTGCGGGTGGC
This is a stretch of genomic DNA from Stenotrophomonas rhizophila. It encodes these proteins:
- a CDS encoding MFS transporter yields the protein MHERSVVPGLPALVFAALTGTMAMMAFVAVVGPVVRLLGLAEWHAGLSVTAAGVLWMLSARRWGSLSDRIGRKRVLLIALAAYVLIYVAMAIFVDAALARPPALWVSVLVLVGTRALVGLFYAAVPPTAAALVADGAAPGQRASAMAKLGTANALGMVVGPAAAGWIAFHQLSLTLYIAAFLPLLSLAAIAWRLPPDAPLRTATPGPRARLGWTDARLRLPILAVFAAMVSVTIAQVTVGFFAIDRLHLSPADGARAAGLALTAVGVGLILAQVLVMKLVGVPPRRWIALGALVSGIGFASVALVDARWELLLAYAVAAFGMGFVFPSFQALAADSVQAHEQGAAAGTVASVQGLGMVIGPMLGTLLYQWRPSAPYLLVGALLLVLSVAAARHRAGVPA
- a CDS encoding isochorismate synthase, which produces MNDSTQARTVRDDDNAVVGDAAVTTPFLLRAPLRSLHTQGCRARLPAGGTATLAARVAAFFATPRAGLPLLVGALPFDPDGDDALHQPQALSTAALPSAPPAATFNGRIAAEPSAAQYADAVGAALHDLQQPAPALHKVVLARSLLLDGAQDVDPHALAARLGHDPSVATYLVTLPGGTQEPPAWLVGATPELLVSRRGARVLSHPLAGSARRHPDPAEDARVAQALLASAKDHDEHRHVVEAIVAALAPWCSHIEAEPRPSLHATATMWHLGTRIEATLADARTPVAALVAALHPTPAVCGTPRALALRTIRQLEPVPRGFYAGAVGWTDADGDGDWYVAIRCARVQGPQVRVYAGAGIVAGSLPALEVAETDAKFGAVLNALGVDALPSIRVNGVGS
- a CDS encoding (2,3-dihydroxybenzoyl)adenylate synthase is translated as MNESASPALVPLRQSWPPALVARYRAAGHWRGETLPGVLRERATLFADDIAVVGREVRLSYAALWQEAGRIGAGLLARGLVPGDRVVVQLGNTPAFVTVVCGLFRAGLIPVYALPAHRFTEVRHVLDKAQARGYIAADRQDGFDYRVLARELQALLPALQHVLIVGDAAEFGAVDSLQGDAALLPPDPDPQSVAFLQLSGGSTGLSKLIPRTHDDYIYSFRASNDICGITRDSVYMVALPAAHNFPMSSPGFLGALYAGARVVMSPGPGPDAAFPLIARERVTCVGLVPPLALLWAQAAATTAHDLGSLQVLQVGGAKLVPEAAHRVIDSLGCRLQQVFGMAEGLVNYTRLHDPLDVVVGTQGRPISPDDEVLVVDDHGHPVAEGGIGHLLTRGPYTIRAYHNDPAANARSFTEDGYYRTGDMVQQLPGGYLVVQGRAGDHINRAGEKISAEEIEDHLLAHAEVFDAAVVSMPDAFLGERSCAFVIAHGTPPTAASLKAWVRGRGLAAFKVPDQVVFVEAFGTTAVGKISRRELRAQLRERYLEQTGEPR
- a CDS encoding isochorismatase family protein — translated: MALPKIAPYPLPLAGELPPPRGPWVPRTERMALLVHDMQQYFLAAFAADAAPLAPAVANIARLLAHCRARDIPVFYTAQRGNQDRRDRGLQADLWGPGMSATAEHETILAALAPAPGDHVLVKHRYSAFQRSNLDTMLRARGRDQLLVTGVYAHIGCAATATEAFQRDIEAFIAADAVADFSRADHDLALHLIARTCGVPLTTDQLLKALA
- a CDS encoding phosphopantetheine-binding protein, whose translation is MNTPAHDLPLDLARMRADVAGMLGEAPETIGDDDNLIDLGLDSMRVLGLVLAWGNTGIALEFSHLAEHATLAGWWGVVQRLQGSAARA
- a CDS encoding non-ribosomal peptide synthetase, which gives rise to MKAGQGADATGAQAQPRPQGLSEAQTGLWYAQRLAAAPAAFNTAHALWIDGALDVPRFAAAANAAAHEAEALALRIADGADGVPQQWHVPAHVPLLEVVDLSALPDPVAAARSAMDQDRLRAVDPARDRLAQQRLFVLGGARHLWYLRVHHLATDGYGMALFTERVCALYADADAEAAALAPLAPVLADDRDYRHGERRAADAAYWQQYMAGAPAAEGLAGASAPAAADALRHVCDLPAALRSRLLAVATQIAQPWPDLLTTLGAAYCRRFSALDEVVLGIPFMGRLGNASARVPAMVMNVLPLRVAARDASLAETVQATARDLLRARRHGRYRGEQLRRDLGLVGSQHRLHGPMINVQPFYRALPLAGVQVRLDVLGTGPVDDITFGFRGDGTHHLDLEIEANPAVYAPAQVQAHAARLLHFIDAALDAHDRGLRMDDIALATPAEAQRYLFEVNATAMPLPDVSLVALLLDGMHANPDATALEFDGQRLTHAQLEQRSRAVALQLQAMGVGRESRVVVALPRSLELVVGLVAILRAGAAYLPVDLTHPDQRLARILASAQPSCVLADDTAAARFAGYRVLAPAQWSADDARELPDTVQPQDAAYVIYTSGSTGEPKGVLVEHRAIVNRLQWMRSHYGIDADARILQKTPATFDVSVWEFFLPLLCGATLVIAAPDLHRDPVALADLIRRARISIVHFVPSMLDAFLAVPAARGLPLRQVFTSGEALEPALRDRFHATVDAELHNLYGPTEAAVDVSWWPADRDDRSRPVPIGYPVWNTRLYVLDARMRAVPPGVPGDLYLGGVQLARGYLGRDDLTAERFLADPHLPGERIYRSGDVARWRVDGAVEYLGRSDHQVKLRGLRIELGEIDAALRLQPGVERAETLLREDRPGERRLVSYVSGVALDPVALRAGLAARVPDYMVPAALVVVAQWPVTANGKLDRAALPVPTLAAVPGRAPSTDSERQLAALFAQALGLDDAPAADADFFSLGGDSLSAVHLLLAIQQHWQRDPGLGAVFAHPTVAALARVLDAPEHGTDHGLSPLIGLARGEPGRAPLFVVHPAGGIAWNYRDLARALQPARDVHGLQSPALDAAQPLPDSIDALAADYVARVLALQPNGPVHLLGWSVGGIIAQAMAVRLQALCRSVGELVLLDAYPSECWRAEPEPDPIAALRALLAIAGHDPDAHPELDSRARIMAFLRRGDSALGNLPEPVLDGVVRAVTGTNRLIRAHHHAPYRGVLSHVRAGRDHAARPYLQASLWAPYAATIEAIELPFVHAELTGRDAVAQIAPWLSARLQRSDALDIRTSPQEQPS
- a CDS encoding 2,3-dihydro-2,3-dihydroxybenzoate dehydrogenase, with translation MKLTGFDGTLAVVTGAAGGIGAALVQHLLDSGCVVVATDLAAPALPAHPNLHARALDVSDAGAVDALVGWAETTLGPVGFGINVAGVLQVGTVDQIDDAQWRRVFAVNADGVFHLSRALARVMTPRGKGAIVTVSSNAAGVPRHGMAAYAASKAAATMFTRCLGLELAPHGIRCNIVAPGSTLTPMQTGMWEDADGAQRVIEGNPATYKAGIPLRKLARPDDIAQAVMFLLSDQAGHIAMSDLYVDGGATLRG
- a CDS encoding thioredoxin family protein translates to MLTMRAALPFTLLALCTALAACQQAPSASPVASAQAAPVAEEIAWRHGDVEDAFADAQQSGKPVLLYWGAVWCPPCNKLKATLFRDPAFIALTRQYVPVYLDGDSEGAQALGEQFGVRGYPTLIVLDPQRHEITRLAGGNDSAELTRALRLAVNRRTAVADVLRVAVVSPQRVSEDDWRVLGDYGWEVDASRLAGQRDPVALLRQLAASAPDPALQRRFGLLALGAGSTGKDAPAPDAAEREATRTLLTTVLAAPAEVRANRDLLGYQGPALVARAAATPVEAQQLGTQLLAALERADASQDNAADARLSSVITELTLFKQQHPDTPVPPALREKSHERVAAADAAAKTPHERQATISSAVYVLREAGDDAAAETLLRAELDRSQTPYYYMPELAELAEARGDKTAAVDWLRKAYEGAQGPATRVQWGVLYVEGLVRLTPDDGQAIEQATAQVIAELDAQPAGYHQRTRQRFERLATTLQAWGRAHHGAQTLVRLQARMGESCAKAAPGADAGAACSRWLKS